A region from the Linepithema humile isolate Giens D197 chromosome 1, Lhum_UNIL_v1.0, whole genome shotgun sequence genome encodes:
- the LOC136997364 gene encoding uncharacterized protein isoform X6, translating into MEPNDVRGVLLLDEMKLSKTLYFNRTNLKVEGFVNLDKYTPEEQKKKKGDHALVLMFQPFKGTWVQSLACFLSVGSASASILHKIIMECIILTEQCGLKVDAVVSDGASWNRSMWNIFGVKEECFDRYAGIWFFNVAPTMQILKEANIHHDLNDADGSIKFCKRVNALITAMNSRTPKNSLRPDNKIYKRFFGMMRNCGSNDHPDSQLFIQIYRLISTYSLVKPPKGCNVSTGEIMNVLLNIKDIEDTKEREEQWISQIDTILDRGRNNEILAYAPSILNDHDLHICTTSDYILTYIAGYVARKGNRFSKNIINNKNVICEECLKTLILQPNDVIPERHKLIQIKTKGYLKNPSIALFNLLSILEKGIIEATKCGEINVNTLFEIMELIDEEKNSLSSVVKNINMNLLKILFAFI; encoded by the exons ATGGAACCTAATGATGTGCGAG gtgTTTTGTTGTTGGATGAAATGAAATTAtcaaaaactttatattttaatagaacaaATCTAAAAGTTGAAGGCTTTgttaatttagataaatatactccagaagaacaaaagaaaaaaaagggggacCATGCATTGGTTCTTATGTTTCAGCCTTTTAAAGGAACATGGGTTCAATCTTTAGCTTGCTTCTTAAGTGTTGGCAGCGCAAGTGCatcaattttgcataaaattattatggagtgtattattttaacagaacaATGTGGACTAAAAGTAGACGCTGTAGTGTCAGATGGAGCATCATGGAATCGATCTATGTGGAATATATTTGGAGTAAAAGAAGAATGT tttGATCGATATGCAGGAATTTGG ttttttaatgtGGCACCTACCAtgcaaatattgaaagaagCAAATATTCATCATGATTTGAATGATGCTGACGgctcaattaaattttgcaaaagagTGAATGCATTAATCACTGCTATGAATAGTCGTACTCCGAAGAACTCATTGCGACCggataacaaaatttacaag agATTTTTTGGGATGATGCGAAATTGTGGTTCCAATGATCATCCTGACtctcaattatttatacaaatatacaggTTGATATCAACGTATTCTCTTGTAAAGCCCCCTAAAGGTTGTAACGTATCTACTGGAGAAATAATGAACGTTCTTctcaatattaaagatatagaagatacaaaagaaagagaagaacaATGGATAAGTCAGATAGATACTATTTTGGATAGAGGAaggaataatgaaattttagcATATGCCCCATCAATTCTTAATGATCATGATTTGCATATATGTACTACTTCAGATTATATTCTGACGTACATTGCTGGATATGTGGCAAGAAAAGGAAATaggttttctaaaaatattattaataataaaaatgttatttgcgAAGAATGTTTGAAGACGTTGATTTTACAACCAAATGATGTAATACCAGAAagacataaattaattcaaataaaaacaaagggatatttaaaaaatccttcaatagctttatttaatttgctttCAATTTTGGAAAAAGGAATAATAGAGGCAACAAAATGTGgagaaattaatgttaatacattatttgaaataatggaattaattgacgaagaaaaaaattcactcTCATCGGTtgtgaaaaacataaatatgaatttactaaaaatattattcgcttttatttaa